The Caulifigura coniformis genome includes a region encoding these proteins:
- a CDS encoding DUF885 domain-containing protein, producing MFRLPAPVLALALLATAFLGSTSMPASAADSPEDARLAKFFQNYLDLWMAQRPLEATLLGNHDFDDVLEDVSPESRKNWETLVRLTLEGLPKEVDFRKLSRGSQIDYEILKHHLERTLWVWENIRPFETDPRTYGEYITNSIFLPLTQSTLPREQNVANAAARMRYAPSIIEAAKRTIRNPPRVVLETAIRQNKGAIAFFESGVYEVSGETPGVSSFKAASAPAIAALKSYQEWLEKEALPNASGEWRLGRERFVRKLELELEGAFPADEVLAEAESEFARVQRDMYVISRQLWSQHFPDSPLPPDDQSGRAETIRKVIAKISEDHSRPETLTAETRATVDAIKDFIAKKDILRLPEPDRCQIIEMPEFQRGNSVAYLNPAPPLDPAASSMYAVSPPPSEWDDARKESYLAEYNRRMLLILSIHEAYPGHYVQLEYSNRHPSLIRRILSSGVFAEGWAVYTEQMMLDQGFHERDLGLRLVQLKFYLRTVANAILDHKLHAQNMSDDEAMKLMVDGAYQSEGEAFGKLIRAKQTSCQLSTYFVGRMAFYRLRQQIQREMGDDFHLGRYHEAVLDHGTLPVKYLPELVRERLKQPR from the coding sequence ATGTTTCGTCTGCCGGCTCCCGTTCTTGCCCTGGCCCTGCTGGCGACCGCCTTTCTGGGATCCACGTCCATGCCCGCCTCCGCCGCGGATTCGCCCGAAGATGCCAGGCTCGCGAAGTTCTTCCAGAACTATCTCGATCTCTGGATGGCCCAGCGGCCGCTCGAAGCCACCCTTCTCGGCAACCACGATTTCGACGACGTCCTCGAAGACGTTTCTCCCGAGTCACGCAAGAACTGGGAAACCCTCGTCCGCCTCACGCTCGAAGGGCTTCCGAAAGAAGTCGACTTCCGGAAACTCTCCCGCGGTTCGCAGATCGACTACGAGATCCTGAAGCACCATCTCGAACGGACGCTCTGGGTCTGGGAGAACATCAGGCCCTTTGAAACTGATCCGCGGACGTACGGCGAATACATCACCAACAGCATCTTCCTGCCGCTGACCCAGTCGACGCTCCCCCGCGAGCAGAACGTCGCCAACGCCGCAGCGCGCATGCGGTATGCCCCTTCCATCATCGAAGCCGCGAAACGCACGATCAGGAACCCGCCCCGCGTGGTCCTCGAAACCGCGATCCGGCAGAACAAGGGGGCCATCGCCTTCTTCGAATCGGGCGTCTACGAGGTCTCCGGCGAAACGCCCGGCGTCTCGTCGTTCAAGGCCGCTTCCGCCCCCGCCATCGCCGCGCTGAAGTCCTACCAGGAGTGGCTCGAGAAAGAAGCACTCCCCAACGCCAGCGGCGAATGGCGCCTCGGCCGCGAACGCTTTGTCCGCAAGCTCGAACTCGAACTCGAAGGCGCCTTCCCGGCCGATGAAGTCCTCGCCGAGGCCGAAAGCGAATTCGCCCGCGTCCAGCGCGACATGTATGTCATCTCCCGGCAGCTCTGGTCGCAGCACTTCCCCGACAGCCCCCTCCCTCCGGACGATCAGTCGGGCCGGGCCGAAACGATCCGCAAGGTCATCGCGAAGATCAGCGAGGATCATTCCCGCCCCGAAACGCTCACCGCGGAAACGCGCGCCACCGTCGACGCCATTAAGGACTTCATTGCGAAGAAGGACATCCTCCGCCTTCCCGAGCCCGATCGCTGCCAGATCATCGAGATGCCCGAGTTCCAGCGGGGCAATTCTGTCGCCTACCTCAACCCCGCCCCCCCTCTCGACCCCGCCGCGTCGAGCATGTACGCCGTCAGTCCTCCCCCCTCCGAGTGGGACGACGCCAGAAAGGAAAGCTATCTCGCGGAATACAACCGCAGGATGCTCCTCATCCTCTCGATCCACGAAGCCTATCCCGGCCACTACGTCCAGCTCGAATACTCGAACAGGCACCCCTCGCTGATCCGCAGGATCCTCTCGTCAGGCGTCTTCGCCGAAGGCTGGGCCGTCTACACCGAGCAGATGATGCTCGATCAGGGCTTCCACGAGCGTGATCTCGGCCTCCGCCTGGTCCAGCTCAAGTTCTATCTGCGCACCGTGGCCAATGCGATTCTCGATCACAAGCTCCACGCACAGAACATGTCCGACGATGAAGCCATGAAGCTCATGGTCGACGGCGCCTACCAGTCGGAAGGGGAAGCCTTCGGCAAGCTCATCCGCGCCAAGCAGACAAGCTGCCAGCTCTCCACCTACTTCGTCGGACGCATGGCCTTCTATCGCCTGCGCCAGCAGATCCAGCGCGAGATGGGAGACGACTTCCACCTCGGCCGCTACCACGAAGCCGTCCTCGATCACGGCACGCTGCCCGTGAAATACCTGCCGGAACTCGTCCGCGAGCGACTCAAACAGCCGCGGTGA
- a CDS encoding DUF3365 domain-containing protein, which yields MIHFLPAAAIIGYAVSAVLMVGLIASRRFSTAVMVPIPVLFLAVIGLGPTAFIMGVGLLLFALFAWAVEAKWSTFAMLAVVPFAIGSIQHHRHVGSLVQDIDAMRADFPVQSLKERLRFHEEHPVAGGEAASTASFATSGGRRYASRAWKLERLHDESYKDFVAAAGFGSVRMVRVRRSSLELPKLVRTPVASRDLCFDNREVPGRAKPTESDLNQLHLAGMKEFIDDNRMGFDRGPDFVIGFEPHAVASSPAPIRANDETWQVARLELVSLLRHDEPRVYVSDDLPNLDELEQTPTRPLDEFERTHLAALENDQEVVTSDEPTVIRMLGAVRATETCLGCHSVPQKTLLGAFSYDLRPVRHDAPGSAEVAVGSSPEK from the coding sequence ATGATCCATTTCCTCCCTGCGGCAGCCATCATCGGCTATGCGGTCAGCGCCGTCCTGATGGTGGGATTGATCGCCTCGCGGCGTTTTTCGACGGCCGTGATGGTTCCGATCCCAGTCCTGTTCCTGGCGGTCATCGGGCTGGGGCCGACTGCGTTCATCATGGGTGTCGGCCTGCTGCTCTTCGCGCTCTTTGCGTGGGCGGTCGAGGCGAAGTGGTCGACCTTCGCCATGCTGGCGGTTGTTCCCTTTGCCATCGGAAGCATCCAGCACCACCGCCACGTAGGGTCCCTCGTTCAGGACATCGACGCCATGCGGGCGGATTTCCCGGTTCAGTCACTCAAGGAGCGACTGCGATTCCATGAAGAGCATCCGGTGGCAGGCGGGGAGGCGGCCAGCACCGCGTCTTTCGCGACCTCTGGAGGGAGACGTTACGCATCGCGGGCATGGAAGCTGGAACGGCTCCACGACGAGAGCTACAAGGATTTCGTGGCGGCGGCTGGCTTCGGTTCGGTGCGAATGGTTCGTGTGCGCCGGTCTTCGCTGGAGCTTCCGAAGCTGGTCCGCACCCCTGTCGCCTCCCGGGACCTCTGCTTCGACAACCGGGAGGTTCCGGGGCGAGCCAAGCCGACGGAGAGTGATCTCAATCAACTGCATCTGGCGGGCATGAAGGAGTTCATTGACGACAACCGGATGGGGTTCGATCGCGGGCCGGATTTCGTGATCGGGTTTGAGCCGCATGCCGTGGCCTCGTCCCCCGCGCCGATCAGGGCGAACGACGAGACCTGGCAGGTTGCGCGGCTGGAACTCGTCAGCCTGCTGAGGCACGACGAGCCACGCGTTTACGTCTCCGACGACCTTCCGAACCTGGACGAACTTGAACAGACGCCGACCCGGCCGCTGGACGAGTTCGAGCGGACGCACCTGGCGGCGCTCGAGAACGACCAGGAGGTCGTGACCTCAGACGAGCCGACCGTCATTCGGATGCTGGGGGCTGTCCGGGCGACGGAAACGTGCCTGGGGTGCCACAGCGTTCCACAGAAAACACTGCTCGGGGCGTTCTCGTATGACCTCCGGCCGGTCCGGCATGACGCCCCGGGAAGCGCCGAAGTGGCCGTCGGGTCATCGCCGGAGAAATGA
- a CDS encoding response regulator transcription factor has translation MTDRVATDLIVHRVLIVDDDRNEAESLQSLLRERRFAPELARDGGQAHSSFVMRLPDAVLLDLILPNGVTGFEVCERMKRENRNVPVVIVSAIDRDDARDLAVRVGADAYVTKPFDPDKLVAVMLEAAEKCWRRSHSDSDAPSSDKVRFPCPGCGKKLKVSVSHRGKTLNCPGCAYPALVPNA, from the coding sequence GTGACCGATCGCGTTGCTACTGATCTGATTGTCCATCGCGTGCTGATCGTTGATGACGATCGGAACGAGGCGGAATCGCTGCAGTCGCTTCTCAGGGAGAGGCGATTCGCTCCGGAACTCGCGCGGGACGGAGGGCAGGCCCATTCCTCGTTTGTCATGCGGCTCCCCGACGCCGTGCTCCTCGACCTGATCCTCCCCAACGGAGTGACTGGCTTCGAAGTTTGCGAACGCATGAAACGCGAGAACCGCAATGTGCCGGTCGTGATCGTGTCGGCGATCGATCGGGACGACGCCCGTGATCTCGCGGTCCGCGTCGGCGCTGATGCCTACGTCACCAAGCCGTTTGACCCCGACAAACTCGTCGCCGTCATGCTGGAGGCCGCCGAGAAATGCTGGCGCCGCAGCCATTCTGACAGTGACGCCCCCTCCTCCGACAAGGTGCGCTTCCCCTGTCCCGGCTGTGGGAAGAAGCTCAAAGTCAGCGTGTCGCACCGCGGAAAGACATTGAACTGCCCGGGATGTGCCTATCCCGCCCTGGTGCCCAACGCCTGA
- a CDS encoding RsmD family RNA methyltransferase, whose amino-acid sequence MRIIAGEFRHRVLLSNPGETTRPITDRVKESLFARLEHELPGKRVADIFSGTGTIGFEAISRGAATAVFIDADRKAFELLRENVSKLKIAERTLCWMTNAIRCGYRPKNAGRFTPFDVIFFDPPYKMADDIRPGEPIYKALERLARPDVSADDALLVLRVPEYATYELPPAWKTEWQLTMSNMLLDVCRKQPVAAPSPDDGPSTEEEPATS is encoded by the coding sequence ATGCGCATCATTGCCGGCGAATTCCGCCATCGAGTGTTGCTGTCCAACCCCGGCGAGACGACCCGTCCCATCACGGATCGCGTCAAGGAGTCGCTCTTCGCGCGGCTCGAACATGAGCTCCCCGGAAAACGCGTCGCCGACATCTTCTCAGGAACCGGCACCATCGGGTTCGAGGCGATCAGCCGCGGTGCCGCGACGGCCGTCTTCATCGACGCCGACAGAAAAGCCTTCGAGCTCCTCCGGGAGAACGTCTCGAAGCTGAAGATCGCTGAGCGCACGTTGTGCTGGATGACCAATGCCATCCGTTGCGGATACCGCCCGAAGAACGCCGGACGGTTTACCCCCTTCGACGTGATCTTCTTCGATCCCCCGTACAAGATGGCCGATGACATTCGGCCGGGCGAACCGATCTACAAGGCGCTCGAACGCCTCGCTCGTCCCGACGTCTCGGCCGACGACGCCCTGCTGGTGCTCCGTGTCCCGGAGTACGCTACCTACGAACTCCCGCCCGCCTGGAAAACCGAGTGGCAGCTCACGATGTCGAACATGCTGCTCGACGTCTGTCGCAAGCAGCCGGTCGCCGCGCCGTCGCCCGATGACGGACCGTCCACCGAAGAGGAACCGGCCACGTCATGA
- a CDS encoding GHMP family kinase ATP-binding protein translates to MRVITGSRLHFGPLAWKPRRGRDFGGWGVMLETPRTAVRVGHFGPDSEERGAALASQGRAEQVLRHLAGLLPQSGEAPPQVIVDEEPPPHCGFGSGTQLALAVAAGASELAGLPRRPATEMAELVGRGLRSAVGIHGFDQGGLLVDAGKHPGDAIGALAARVEIPSGWRFVLIRPPVAEGFTGEKEAAVFECLPSFSEALSDRLSRILLTGVIPSVRQGDCPAFAEALDEYGVLVGEAFSACQGGVVHPASLPIWKLLRDRGVKGIAQTSWGPTLAVVCDSAEAAEELVQQIPPSASVQIARPKNDGATISRL, encoded by the coding sequence ATGAGGGTCATCACCGGCAGTCGACTGCACTTCGGGCCGTTGGCCTGGAAGCCGCGTCGTGGACGCGATTTCGGCGGCTGGGGGGTGATGCTTGAAACACCGCGGACCGCAGTGCGGGTCGGACATTTCGGGCCCGATTCCGAAGAACGCGGCGCGGCCCTGGCGTCGCAGGGACGGGCCGAACAGGTCCTGAGACATCTCGCCGGTTTGCTGCCACAGTCGGGCGAGGCGCCTCCGCAAGTGATCGTCGACGAAGAACCTCCACCGCATTGCGGGTTCGGGTCGGGAACTCAACTGGCGCTCGCCGTTGCGGCGGGCGCCAGTGAACTAGCCGGACTTCCACGTCGACCGGCGACGGAGATGGCGGAGCTCGTGGGGCGCGGCCTGCGGTCGGCGGTCGGAATTCACGGTTTTGACCAGGGGGGACTGCTGGTCGATGCGGGGAAGCATCCCGGCGACGCGATCGGGGCGCTCGCGGCACGCGTCGAGATCCCTTCGGGATGGAGGTTCGTCCTCATTCGCCCGCCGGTCGCTGAAGGCTTCACGGGGGAGAAGGAAGCGGCGGTCTTTGAATGCCTGCCGTCGTTCAGCGAAGCGCTGAGCGACCGCCTGTCCCGCATTCTTCTGACCGGAGTGATTCCGTCGGTCCGGCAGGGAGATTGTCCGGCGTTCGCGGAGGCGCTGGACGAATATGGCGTCCTCGTCGGGGAAGCGTTCAGCGCGTGCCAGGGGGGCGTCGTCCATCCGGCGTCGCTCCCGATCTGGAAGCTGCTTCGCGATCGAGGCGTGAAGGGAATTGCCCAGACGTCCTGGGGGCCGACGCTCGCCGTCGTGTGCGACAGCGCCGAAGCCGCGGAAGAGCTGGTGCAACAGATTCCGCCTTCGGCGTCCGTCCAGATCGCGCGCCCGAAGAACGACGGGGCGACGATCAGTCGCCTGTGA
- a CDS encoding PIN/TRAM domain-containing protein: protein MLLFVIRMLYIMVSAGAVLAWVFSSNAPPSIANHQGLAFAGFLLIPMTFLLIDILIPRKRVEVMSAIYFGLLIGVLLAYLLNLALEPAFVSEDKFDNPNLGKLQDGVRLLTVIILPYICISFLLQTKDQFRFVIPYVEFQRELKGARPLVLDSSALIDGRIADVVDTNMLDGQILVPQFILHEVQDIADSHDKVRRSRGRRGLDVLRKLQQDPKIDVKVHETDSVKGKSVDQRLIEITREFNGRLVTNDLNLNKLAGVQGVSVVNLNDVANALKPRFLPGEQVRIRVVKEGEGAGQGVGYLDDGTMVVVEQGNKQIGNEIDTVVTSVLQNSAGRMLFCKMSDSISSVRT from the coding sequence ATGTTGCTGTTCGTCATCCGCATGCTTTACATCATGGTGAGCGCCGGTGCGGTGCTCGCCTGGGTGTTTTCATCGAATGCGCCGCCGTCGATCGCGAATCATCAGGGACTGGCCTTCGCCGGGTTCCTGTTGATCCCGATGACGTTCCTGCTGATCGACATCCTGATCCCGCGCAAGCGGGTCGAGGTGATGTCGGCGATCTATTTCGGGCTGTTGATCGGCGTGCTGCTCGCTTACCTGCTGAACCTGGCCCTCGAGCCGGCGTTTGTGAGCGAGGACAAGTTCGACAATCCCAACCTTGGAAAACTGCAGGACGGCGTGCGTTTGCTGACCGTCATCATCCTGCCCTACATCTGCATCAGTTTCCTGCTGCAGACGAAGGACCAGTTCCGGTTCGTCATTCCTTATGTCGAGTTCCAGCGCGAGCTGAAAGGGGCCCGGCCTCTCGTTCTGGATTCGAGCGCGCTGATCGACGGCCGGATTGCGGACGTCGTCGACACGAACATGCTGGACGGCCAGATCCTCGTGCCGCAGTTCATCCTGCATGAAGTCCAGGACATTGCCGACAGCCACGACAAGGTTCGTCGCAGCCGCGGCCGCCGAGGGCTGGATGTGCTGCGGAAGCTGCAGCAGGACCCGAAGATCGACGTGAAGGTGCACGAGACCGACTCGGTGAAGGGGAAATCGGTCGACCAGCGGCTGATCGAGATCACGCGGGAGTTCAACGGCCGGCTGGTGACGAACGACCTCAACCTCAACAAGCTCGCGGGCGTGCAGGGGGTGAGCGTCGTGAATCTGAACGACGTGGCGAACGCCCTGAAGCCCCGGTTTCTTCCGGGCGAGCAGGTGCGGATCCGCGTCGTCAAAGAAGGGGAAGGGGCGGGCCAGGGCGTGGGCTACCTCGACGACGGGACGATGGTGGTCGTCGAGCAGGGGAACAAGCAGATCGGCAACGAGATCGACACCGTGGTGACGAGCGTCCTTCAGAACAGCGCCGGCCGCATGCTGTTCTGCAAAATGTCCGATTCGATCTCCAGCGTCCGCACCTGA
- the ruvA gene encoding Holliday junction branch migration protein RuvA produces MISRITGTLTRLNGLDAYVELGGLEYHIYVPDFVRRQLQTKVGEPVSLRTVDYIEGNPQKGGRMVPRLIGFQSEVELEFFELICSVDGVGVKKALNAMVKPVKDVALAIEEQDARLLAALPGIGPAMAERIIAKLRRKMTRFALMVQRDSAAEHATTHDVINDGHDALIALGHSAADAREKIEQALRSQGKFKSVDELIQAIYRNERKSG; encoded by the coding sequence ATGATCTCCCGCATTACCGGAACCCTCACCCGACTCAACGGCCTGGATGCCTATGTGGAACTCGGCGGGCTCGAGTATCACATCTACGTCCCCGACTTCGTCCGCCGTCAGCTGCAGACGAAAGTCGGCGAGCCCGTCAGCCTCCGGACCGTCGACTACATCGAGGGCAACCCCCAGAAGGGGGGACGCATGGTGCCCCGGCTCATCGGATTCCAGAGCGAGGTGGAACTCGAGTTCTTCGAGCTCATCTGCTCGGTCGACGGCGTCGGCGTCAAGAAGGCGCTCAACGCGATGGTCAAGCCGGTCAAAGATGTCGCCCTCGCCATTGAAGAACAGGACGCACGCCTGCTCGCCGCCCTCCCCGGAATCGGCCCGGCCATGGCCGAACGCATCATTGCCAAGCTGCGCCGAAAGATGACGCGTTTCGCCCTCATGGTGCAGCGCGACTCCGCCGCCGAGCATGCGACGACTCACGATGTCATCAACGATGGTCACGATGCCCTGATCGCCCTGGGGCACTCGGCCGCCGACGCCCGCGAGAAAATCGAGCAGGCCCTCCGCAGTCAGGGTAAGTTCAAGAGCGTCGACGAACTGATCCAGGCCATCTACCGGAACGAGCGCAAATCGGGCTGA
- a CDS encoding FHA domain-containing protein produces MFSLTVQSGKHAGKKVKLQPGEVIVGRDEAARLRIASSDVSRQHCKLVVTEDSITVVELGSRNGTFIDGVPIHRSHVLDPGSTLTVGPMTFRLEGGTPPARRPEKARLNASDSKAAQGLSDDEIASLLTDEIPTLGTSDTTIGSENPTPLRTSAPRTPQPPKKTFRTVAEEAQEIIRLHQESLGKGGAAN; encoded by the coding sequence ATGTTCTCTCTCACGGTCCAATCCGGCAAACACGCCGGCAAGAAGGTCAAGCTTCAGCCCGGCGAAGTCATCGTCGGTCGCGATGAGGCCGCCAGGCTGCGCATCGCCTCCTCCGACGTCAGCCGCCAGCACTGCAAACTGGTTGTCACCGAAGATTCCATCACCGTCGTCGAACTCGGCAGCCGGAACGGAACCTTCATCGACGGCGTGCCCATCCATCGCTCTCACGTCCTTGATCCGGGCTCGACGCTGACCGTCGGCCCGATGACGTTCCGCCTCGAAGGAGGAACGCCCCCCGCGCGGAGGCCCGAAAAAGCTAGGCTCAACGCCTCCGATTCCAAGGCCGCTCAAGGCCTGTCGGACGATGAAATCGCCTCGTTGCTGACCGACGAGATTCCGACGCTGGGAACTTCCGACACCACGATCGGCTCGGAGAACCCCACGCCACTTCGAACCTCCGCCCCGAGAACCCCCCAGCCTCCGAAAAAGACGTTTCGCACCGTGGCCGAAGAGGCACAGGAGATTATTCGCCTGCATCAGGAATCGTTGGGCAAGGGCGGGGCGGCGAACTGA
- a CDS encoding DUF1499 domain-containing protein, whose translation MTAGPRGRRPVPLSPKRKWMLRGVMLSAVFLSPYLVTWNQPAPSLGASLGGLSRCPRGQHCVSSEFSYILTSNFARQFQQPLPERPSHFIEPFELADDSIEGWKLLVETVRSQPGVTILETTGSYLHAVRSTTIYGLIDDFELSRLHTGTVLVRSCARLGYSDFGRNRRFVEKIRSEFAKQPREQWF comes from the coding sequence ATGACCGCAGGTCCCCGGGGCAGGCGTCCCGTCCCTCTCTCACCGAAGCGGAAGTGGATGCTCCGCGGCGTGATGCTCTCCGCCGTCTTCCTGTCGCCGTACCTGGTGACCTGGAACCAGCCCGCCCCGTCACTCGGGGCCTCCCTCGGAGGACTCAGTCGCTGTCCGAGAGGGCAGCACTGCGTCAGCTCCGAATTTTCCTACATCCTCACCTCAAATTTCGCCCGTCAGTTCCAGCAGCCGCTCCCCGAGCGCCCCAGCCACTTCATCGAGCCCTTCGAACTGGCTGACGATTCCATCGAGGGATGGAAACTGCTCGTCGAAACGGTTCGCAGTCAGCCCGGAGTCACAATCCTCGAAACGACCGGCTCCTATCTGCACGCGGTGAGAAGCACGACGATCTACGGTCTGATCGACGACTTCGAACTGTCGCGCCTTCACACCGGAACGGTCCTCGTGCGTTCGTGTGCCCGCCTCGGCTATTCCGATTTCGGCCGCAACCGGCGGTTCGTCGAAAAGATCCGCTCCGAGTTCGCGAAGCAGCCCCGCGAACAGTGGTTCTGA
- a CDS encoding diacylglycerol/lipid kinase family protein produces MSDFSEIAANSAPWVAIQRNPSSGSGKGARQLLRLIRALKKHGLRPRLFSRRADLEAAVRNPLRRPALRAIVAAGGDGTVIDVVNRFPGHPIAVLPLGTENLFARALGLTCDGERLAGIIAAGTVSRFDCARANGRRFLVVASTGFDAEVIHLAHARRTGRIRRWFYALPITTALARYPFPPVTVQFDDDPTPHTACLVLVANLSRYALGLPIAPHASGHDGLLDVCLFQCPGRWRLFRDLMAVLRGTHLKERHVVMRQAKRIVIAGEQPVCVQIDGDPAGQIPVTIEIEPSAIEVFTPGEVQSPVRNN; encoded by the coding sequence ATGTCAGATTTCTCTGAAATAGCAGCGAATTCGGCCCCCTGGGTCGCCATTCAGCGAAATCCGTCTTCCGGGTCGGGGAAGGGGGCCAGGCAGCTCCTGCGTTTGATCCGGGCCCTCAAGAAACACGGTCTCAGGCCGCGGCTCTTTTCGCGCCGGGCCGACCTCGAGGCCGCCGTCCGCAACCCCCTCCGCCGGCCAGCCCTCAGGGCCATCGTTGCCGCCGGCGGAGACGGAACGGTCATCGATGTCGTGAACCGGTTCCCCGGACATCCCATCGCAGTTCTCCCGCTCGGCACCGAAAACCTGTTCGCACGCGCCCTCGGACTGACATGCGATGGCGAACGCCTGGCAGGCATCATCGCAGCCGGCACAGTCTCCCGGTTCGACTGCGCACGGGCGAACGGCCGCCGGTTCCTGGTGGTCGCCAGCACTGGCTTCGATGCCGAGGTGATCCATCTCGCCCACGCTCGACGGACCGGACGGATTCGCCGCTGGTTCTACGCCCTGCCAATTACCACCGCGCTCGCCAGGTATCCGTTTCCCCCCGTCACCGTCCAGTTCGACGACGACCCGACGCCGCACACCGCCTGCCTGGTTCTGGTCGCCAACCTGTCGCGATACGCGCTCGGCCTGCCGATCGCTCCCCACGCCAGTGGGCACGATGGGCTCCTCGATGTCTGCCTCTTCCAGTGCCCGGGACGCTGGCGCTTGTTTCGCGATCTCATGGCCGTCCTGCGCGGGACGCACCTGAAAGAGCGGCATGTCGTCATGCGGCAGGCGAAACGGATCGTCATCGCCGGAGAACAGCCCGTCTGCGTACAGATCGATGGCGATCCGGCCGGCCAGATTCCGGTCACCATCGAAATCGAGCCATCCGCGATCGAAGTCTTCACGCCCGGAGAAGTGCAGAGCCCGGTTCGGAACAACTGA